Proteins co-encoded in one Nitratireductor kimnyeongensis genomic window:
- the queG gene encoding tRNA epoxyqueuosine(34) reductase QueG: MKSAQADRLRAFVEREARALGFDAVAVASAERAPSRAAELGHFLKEGRHGSMQWMEETADRRAHPRDLWPQARSVIMLGMNYGPEENPLEVLKRRDRAAISVYARNRDYHDVIKGRLKQLAGKLAARTGEDVKVFVDTAPVMEKPLAREAGLGWQGKHTNLVSREFGSWLFLGSVFTTAELPPDAPERDHCGSCRACLDICPTDAFPAPYQIDARRCISYLTIENKGPIPREFRGAMGNRIYGCDDCLAVCPWNKFAQNAAEAKLQARKDLREPPLSELLELDDAGFRALFSGSPIKRIGRDRFIRNVLIAAGNSGESSLVDPCERLAEDGSPLVRGAAVWALSRLLDKMAFAALETRLRPQEQDAEVLAEWDGQS, translated from the coding sequence ATGAAAAGCGCGCAGGCCGACAGGCTTCGCGCGTTCGTCGAAAGGGAGGCGCGCGCGCTGGGCTTCGATGCCGTGGCCGTGGCCTCGGCGGAGCGAGCCCCTTCGCGCGCGGCCGAACTTGGACATTTCCTCAAGGAAGGCCGGCACGGAAGCATGCAATGGATGGAGGAAACGGCCGACCGTCGCGCCCATCCGCGCGACCTGTGGCCACAAGCGCGCTCTGTCATCATGCTCGGCATGAATTACGGTCCGGAGGAAAACCCGCTCGAAGTGTTGAAACGTCGGGACCGGGCGGCGATCTCCGTGTATGCGCGAAACCGCGATTATCACGATGTGATCAAAGGCAGGCTGAAACAGCTTGCCGGCAAACTTGCTGCCCGAACGGGCGAGGATGTGAAGGTTTTCGTCGACACCGCACCGGTGATGGAAAAGCCGCTGGCCCGCGAGGCCGGTCTCGGATGGCAAGGCAAGCACACGAATCTGGTTAGCCGGGAGTTCGGTTCCTGGTTGTTTCTCGGCTCCGTCTTCACCACGGCCGAGTTGCCGCCGGATGCACCCGAACGCGATCATTGCGGGTCCTGCCGCGCCTGTCTCGACATCTGTCCGACGGACGCCTTTCCGGCCCCCTATCAGATCGATGCTCGGCGCTGCATCTCCTATCTCACCATCGAGAACAAGGGGCCGATTCCGCGGGAGTTCCGCGGCGCCATGGGAAACCGCATCTATGGCTGCGACGATTGTCTTGCCGTCTGCCCATGGAACAAGTTCGCGCAGAATGCGGCCGAGGCGAAACTGCAGGCGCGCAAGGATCTCAGGGAGCCACCGCTTTCCGAACTCCTGGAGCTGGACGATGCCGGCTTTCGCGCGCTCTTTTCAGGCTCCCCGATCAAGCGTATCGGCCGCGACCGTTTCATCCGAAATGTGCTGATTGCGGCAGGCAATTCCGGCGAATCCAGTCTGGTTGACCCATGCGAGCGCCTCGCCGAAGATGGTTCGCCGCTGGTGCGCGGCGCAGCAGTCTGGGCGCTTTCCCGGCTCCTGGATAAAATGGCTTTCGCGGCGCTTGAAACGCGACTGCGTCCGCAGGAGCAGGACGCAGAGGTGCTGGCTGAGTGGGACGGGCAATCATGA
- a CDS encoding SDR family oxidoreductase gives MTKQYFIFGAGYSGRALAREVAREAAAVAGTTRSAEKAEELTRTGIVPYLFQGTIPAEAKDVLATTTHLIVSIAPDAEGDPVLAAGRELISNAMPSLKWIGYLSTVGVYGDHGGAWVDETAICDPVSDRSKQRLVAEEEWLRLGAELDLPVAIIRLSGIYGPGRNAFCSLEAGKARRIVKPGQVFNRIHVDDIAGATAHLARRFETGIFNVTDDAPSPPQDVVAHAAAVAGRQAPPEVSFEDADLSPMGRSFYGECKRVSNARLKSTGYRMRHPEYRAALETMWADGSWRESES, from the coding sequence ATGACCAAGCAATACTTCATCTTTGGCGCAGGTTATTCGGGCCGGGCCCTCGCCCGCGAAGTGGCGCGTGAAGCCGCGGCCGTGGCCGGCACCACACGCAGCGCTGAAAAAGCCGAGGAACTGACCCGCACCGGGATCGTGCCTTACCTTTTTCAAGGCACCATTCCCGCTGAAGCGAAGGATGTGTTGGCCACCACCACGCATCTCATCGTCAGTATAGCACCGGATGCCGAGGGCGATCCCGTGCTGGCTGCCGGGCGCGAGTTGATCTCGAACGCGATGCCTTCGCTCAAATGGATCGGCTATCTCTCCACGGTCGGCGTCTATGGAGATCATGGCGGAGCGTGGGTGGATGAAACCGCAATTTGTGACCCGGTCTCCGATCGTTCGAAGCAACGGCTCGTTGCGGAGGAAGAGTGGCTCCGCCTTGGCGCAGAGCTCGATCTGCCCGTCGCAATCATCCGGCTGTCAGGCATTTATGGGCCGGGACGCAATGCGTTCTGCAGCCTCGAGGCGGGAAAGGCACGCCGCATCGTCAAACCGGGCCAGGTGTTCAACCGCATTCATGTGGATGACATCGCGGGCGCAACAGCGCATCTCGCCCGGCGGTTCGAAACGGGCATCTTCAATGTGACGGATGATGCGCCATCTCCCCCGCAGGATGTGGTGGCGCATGCCGCCGCCGTGGCAGGTCGGCAGGCACCGCCGGAAGTTTCATTCGAAGACGCGGACCTCTCTCCCATGGGGCGTTCCTTCTATGGCGAGTGCAAACGCGTTTCCAATGCGCGGCTCAAAAGCACGGGTTATCGGATGCGGCACCCGGAGTATCGCGCGGCACTCGAAACCATGTGGGCAGACGGGAGCTGGCGTGAATCGGAATCGTAA
- the mepA gene encoding penicillin-insensitive murein endopeptidase, translating to MRFQRTLKLVALAMVGLSTTIVSVQGEPLAKELFGARKLPAATRPAAYGFYSKGCFSGGVAIAPDGPHWQAMRLSRNRRWGHPVLISLLERLSREAAQDGWRGLLVGDISQPRGGPMLSGHASHQIGLDADIWFTQMPTQRMSVADRERISAVSMLKNDSLYVDDKKWTPAHEAVLRRAANYSEVERILVHPGIKKKLCDTVRGDRSWLSKIRPFWGHHYHFHVRIGCPAGSAGCKPQSPPPRSEGCDDSLAWWFTDEPWRPAKGPAKPKARDVMTMAALPSACRAVLDAPSPVSEAAVTVAGEGGVPQAAAADLPALGYQPASPASVLSAMPPARVPRPTNRPGFQ from the coding sequence ATGCGATTCCAACGGACTCTGAAATTGGTGGCCCTGGCCATGGTTGGTCTCTCCACCACAATTGTCTCCGTTCAGGGCGAACCCCTGGCCAAGGAGCTTTTTGGAGCCAGAAAACTCCCTGCTGCCACCCGGCCGGCAGCCTATGGCTTTTACTCCAAGGGATGTTTTTCCGGCGGCGTTGCCATCGCACCCGATGGTCCGCATTGGCAGGCCATGCGTCTGTCACGCAACCGCCGATGGGGGCACCCTGTCCTCATATCCCTGCTGGAGCGCCTGTCGAGAGAAGCCGCGCAGGACGGCTGGCGCGGACTTCTCGTCGGAGACATTTCTCAGCCGCGCGGCGGACCCATGCTTTCCGGTCATGCATCGCATCAGATCGGGCTGGATGCCGATATCTGGTTCACCCAGATGCCGACGCAACGCATGAGTGTGGCTGACCGCGAACGTATCAGTGCCGTCTCGATGCTGAAGAACGATTCCCTCTACGTCGACGACAAAAAATGGACACCTGCCCACGAAGCCGTGTTGCGACGCGCCGCGAATTACTCCGAGGTCGAACGCATCCTCGTCCATCCGGGCATCAAGAAGAAGCTTTGCGATACCGTGCGCGGTGATCGCTCCTGGCTGAGCAAGATCAGGCCTTTCTGGGGGCATCACTACCATTTCCACGTTCGCATCGGCTGCCCTGCCGGTTCTGCCGGCTGCAAACCGCAAAGCCCGCCACCGCGCAGCGAAGGATGCGATGATTCCCTCGCTTGGTGGTTCACAGATGAACCATGGAGGCCGGCAAAGGGCCCCGCCAAGCCGAAAGCCCGGGACGTGATGACCATGGCGGCCCTCCCCTCCGCTTGCCGGGCAGTGCTTGACGCGCCCAGCCCGGTTTCGGAAGCTGCAGTGACCGTGGCAGGCGAGGGCGGCGTTCCGCAAGCCGCAGCGGCTGATCTGCCGGCACTTGGGTACCAGCCTGCCAGCCCTGCCAGTGTGCTGTCGGCGATGCCGCCGGCGCGGGTTCCCCGACCGACCAACAGGCCTGGCTTTCAGTAA
- a CDS encoding glucokinase has protein sequence MHFKNENDTALRFPVLIGDIGGTNARFAILLDSNAEPKAFPVVQTADFATIDEAIQSAILDRTSIIPQSAVLAVAGPVEGDEIDLTNCDWVVRPRKMMETMGFSDVIVINDFEAQALAVVALDDDNLEMVCPGKSEATGSRVVLGPGTGLGMAGLVHAQHTWFPVPGEGGHVDMGPRSERDLEIFPHLERIEGRVAAEQILCGRGMMNLYRAINAADGKNLVHETPAEVSSAGLDGSDPVAVETLDLFVTYLGRLAGDMALIFMARGGVYLSGGIAQKIVPTLKNGRFRAAFEDKAPHSALVKDIPVYVITHPKAALVGLAAYARTPVRFGIETQGRRWKAA, from the coding sequence ATGCATTTCAAGAATGAGAACGATACAGCCCTGCGATTTCCGGTTTTGATCGGTGATATTGGCGGCACCAATGCGCGCTTTGCCATTCTGCTGGACTCCAACGCCGAGCCAAAAGCATTTCCGGTGGTACAGACCGCAGACTTTGCGACCATCGACGAAGCCATTCAGAGCGCTATCCTTGATCGCACCTCGATTATCCCCCAATCGGCGGTGTTGGCGGTGGCCGGTCCGGTCGAGGGCGATGAGATCGACCTGACCAATTGCGACTGGGTGGTGCGTCCGCGGAAGATGATGGAGACGATGGGCTTTAGCGACGTTATCGTCATCAACGATTTCGAAGCTCAGGCTCTCGCTGTCGTCGCGCTCGACGACGACAATCTGGAAATGGTCTGTCCTGGAAAGTCGGAAGCCACCGGCAGCCGTGTGGTCCTTGGACCTGGGACAGGGCTTGGCATGGCGGGGCTGGTCCACGCGCAGCACACATGGTTTCCGGTGCCGGGTGAAGGCGGGCACGTCGATATGGGCCCGCGCTCCGAGCGCGATCTCGAGATTTTTCCGCATCTGGAGCGTATTGAGGGCCGCGTTGCAGCCGAGCAGATTCTGTGTGGACGTGGCATGATGAATCTATACCGCGCGATCAATGCTGCCGACGGTAAGAACCTGGTCCACGAAACGCCTGCGGAGGTCAGCAGCGCCGGTCTCGACGGCTCCGATCCGGTGGCGGTCGAGACCCTTGACCTCTTTGTCACCTATCTGGGGCGGCTTGCGGGCGACATGGCACTTATTTTCATGGCGCGCGGCGGCGTTTATCTGAGCGGCGGTATAGCACAAAAGATCGTTCCGACGCTCAAGAACGGCCGTTTCCGGGCGGCTTTCGAAGACAAGGCGCCGCACAGCGCCCTGGTGAAAGACATACCGGTCTATGTCATCACGCATCCCAAAGCCGCCCTTGTTGGCCTCGCCGCCTATGCCCGCACACCTGTTCGTTTCGGCATTGAAACCCAGGGGCGACGCTGGAAGGCCGCGTGA
- a CDS encoding ABC transporter ATP-binding protein: MKLGKNKADVGDVLPVIRRIFAENGRDYIGHYAIAIACMLAIAATTAFSAWIMRDIIDEVFYRQRWELVGWICGAIVAAFAIRGFATYGQSVMLAKIGNNIVARYQQRMFDHLMRLGIDYFTTTRSGQLAAQISQNVTGIRDLLNMTVASIARDLVTLIGLVAVMVMQDPLLSVIALVIGPPLIYSVNYLMRRLRRVTREAVDVNSRLLGAMQESVQGIAIIKAFTMEKQLSNKMSGLISYAEDRSNKIARVSERLGPITELLAGLAIAGVIGYAAWRASVSAQPPGSVFAFITALLLAYDPVRKLARVQVNLERALVNARMIYEILDTEPQQRDAPGAGTLSVNKGTVKFDRVAFSYGDDLPVLHGVSFVAKAGETTAIVGPSGAGKSTLFALLQRFYDLDGGKIEIDGHDISTVTKSSLRNAIAYVSQQPYLFEGTIRDNIRYGRPDATDAEVEEAARLAFADEFIRQQAKGYDTLVGENGANLSGGQRQRISIARAIVRDAPILLLDEATSALDNESEARVQQALEGIMESRTTLVIAHRLSTVVNSDRIIVLEEGHLVEEGTHESLLAKPHGIYARFHRMQSQKGENLLANTTAAEPQEQNT, from the coding sequence TTGAAGCTTGGAAAGAACAAGGCGGATGTGGGAGACGTTCTTCCTGTCATTCGCCGCATCTTCGCGGAAAACGGCCGCGATTATATCGGCCACTATGCGATCGCGATTGCCTGCATGTTGGCGATTGCCGCGACCACCGCTTTCAGCGCATGGATCATGCGCGACATCATCGACGAAGTGTTCTATCGCCAGCGCTGGGAGCTGGTTGGCTGGATTTGCGGCGCCATAGTGGCTGCCTTCGCCATTCGCGGTTTCGCCACCTATGGCCAGTCGGTCATGCTGGCCAAGATCGGCAACAACATCGTTGCCCGCTACCAGCAGCGCATGTTCGATCACCTCATGCGGCTTGGCATCGACTATTTCACCACCACGCGTTCCGGCCAGCTTGCAGCTCAGATCAGCCAGAACGTGACCGGCATCCGCGATCTGCTCAACATGACCGTCGCCTCCATTGCCCGCGATCTGGTCACGCTCATCGGTCTCGTGGCCGTGATGGTGATGCAGGACCCCCTGCTCTCGGTCATCGCTTTGGTCATTGGCCCGCCGCTCATCTATTCGGTCAATTACCTGATGCGTCGCCTGCGCCGCGTCACGCGTGAGGCAGTCGATGTGAACTCCCGCCTGTTGGGTGCCATGCAGGAATCGGTGCAGGGCATCGCCATCATCAAGGCCTTCACCATGGAGAAGCAGCTCTCGAACAAGATGTCAGGGCTGATCTCCTATGCCGAGGACCGCTCCAACAAGATTGCCCGCGTCTCGGAGCGGCTTGGCCCCATCACCGAGCTTCTGGCGGGCCTCGCGATTGCCGGCGTGATAGGCTACGCGGCCTGGCGCGCATCCGTCAGCGCTCAGCCGCCGGGGTCCGTTTTCGCCTTCATCACCGCTCTGCTTCTGGCCTATGATCCCGTGCGCAAGCTTGCCCGCGTGCAGGTCAATCTCGAGCGCGCGCTGGTCAATGCGCGGATGATCTACGAGATTCTCGACACCGAGCCCCAGCAGCGCGATGCGCCGGGGGCAGGCACGCTTTCGGTCAATAAGGGCACCGTCAAATTCGACAGGGTTGCCTTTTCCTATGGTGACGATCTTCCGGTACTGCACGGCGTCAGCTTTGTTGCAAAGGCGGGTGAAACCACGGCCATCGTGGGCCCGTCCGGTGCCGGCAAGTCCACACTCTTCGCGCTTCTCCAGCGCTTCTACGATCTCGATGGCGGCAAGATCGAGATCGACGGGCACGATATTTCGACCGTTACCAAGAGTTCGCTGCGCAATGCCATCGCCTATGTGTCGCAGCAGCCCTATCTCTTTGAAGGCACGATCCGCGACAACATCCGCTATGGCCGTCCGGATGCAACCGATGCAGAGGTGGAGGAGGCGGCAAGGCTTGCCTTCGCTGATGAGTTCATCCGCCAACAGGCAAAAGGTTATGACACGCTGGTCGGCGAGAACGGCGCCAATCTTTCCGGTGGCCAGCGGCAGCGCATTTCCATCGCCCGCGCAATTGTGCGCGACGCACCGATCCTGCTCCTCGACGAGGCGACCTCTGCGCTCGACAACGAGTCCGAGGCACGTGTCCAGCAGGCGCTGGAAGGCATCATGGAAAGCCGCACCACGCTGGTCATCGCTCACCGCCTTTCCACTGTCGTTAACTCGGACCGCATCATCGTGCTTGAAGAAGGGCATCTGGTCGAAGAGGGCACGCATGAAAGCCTCCTCGCCAAGCCCCATGGCATCTATGCACGCTTCCACCGAATGCAGAGCCAGAAGGGTGAGAACCTGCTCGCCAACACGACAGCAGCAGAACCGCAGGAGCAGAACACATGA
- the dapB gene encoding 4-hydroxy-tetrahydrodipicolinate reductase, giving the protein MSDMGLVIVGAAGRMGQTLIRTVHAMEGLRVAAAVERPGSPFLGRDAGELAGIGTINVAITDDPLAAFAKADGVLDFTAPDSSVEFAGYAAQAQIVHVIGTTGFAPEHEAKIKAAAHHATIVKSGNMSLGVNLLAVLVEKAARALEASDFDIEVLEMHHRHKVDAPSGTALLLGEAAAKGREIALAEKSVRVRDGHTGPREEGTIGFATLRGGSVVGEHSVILAGAGERITLSHQAEDRGIFAHGAAKAALWAHGRKPGLYSMLDVLGLN; this is encoded by the coding sequence ATGAGCGATATGGGTCTTGTCATCGTCGGCGCGGCCGGCCGCATGGGGCAGACGCTCATCCGCACCGTGCATGCGATGGAGGGGTTGCGTGTGGCAGCCGCCGTGGAGCGTCCGGGTTCTCCGTTCCTTGGCCGTGATGCGGGTGAGCTTGCCGGCATCGGCACGATCAATGTTGCCATCACCGATGACCCGCTGGCAGCCTTCGCAAAGGCCGATGGCGTTCTGGATTTCACCGCGCCGGACTCCAGCGTCGAATTTGCCGGCTATGCCGCGCAGGCGCAGATCGTCCACGTGATCGGCACAACGGGCTTTGCACCGGAACACGAAGCGAAGATCAAGGCCGCCGCGCATCACGCCACCATTGTGAAATCAGGCAATATGAGCCTCGGCGTGAACCTTCTCGCCGTTCTGGTTGAAAAGGCCGCCCGCGCGCTGGAGGCCTCCGATTTCGACATCGAAGTGCTGGAGATGCACCACCGTCACAAGGTCGACGCTCCCTCGGGCACGGCGCTGCTTCTTGGCGAGGCCGCTGCAAAGGGCCGCGAGATCGCGCTTGCGGAAAAGAGTGTGCGCGTGCGTGATGGCCACACCGGCCCGCGCGAGGAAGGCACGATCGGTTTTGCCACGCTGCGCGGCGGTTCCGTTGTCGGCGAACACTCGGTCATTCTGGCTGGTGCCGGCGAGCGCATCACGCTTTCGCATCAGGCCGAGGATCGTGGCATCTTCGCCCATGGGGCGGCAAAGGCCGCCCTTTGGGCGCATGGCCGCAAACCCGGCCTCTATTCCATGCTCGACGTGCTCGGGCTCAACTGA
- a CDS encoding 2,3-bisphosphoglycerate-dependent phosphoglycerate mutase, translated as MSGTLILVRHGQSEWNLKNLFTGWRDPGLTEKGHEEAKDAGRRLKARGFKPDIAYTSVLSRAQVTNDHILKELGREDLETIRDQALNERDYGDLSGLNKDDAREKWGEEQVHVWRRSYDTPPPGGESLKDTGARVWPYFLHEILPHVLRGETVLVAAHGNSLRALVMALDGLSGDEIVKMEIATGVPIVYKLNADSTVASKEVLED; from the coding sequence ATGTCCGGTACCCTCATTCTCGTTCGTCACGGCCAGAGCGAATGGAACCTGAAGAACCTGTTCACCGGCTGGCGCGATCCGGGCCTCACCGAGAAAGGCCATGAGGAGGCAAAGGATGCCGGTCGCCGGCTGAAGGCCCGTGGCTTCAAGCCGGACATCGCCTACACCTCGGTCCTCTCCCGCGCGCAGGTCACCAATGACCACATCCTGAAGGAGCTCGGGAGGGAGGATCTGGAGACCATCCGCGACCAGGCGCTCAACGAGCGCGACTATGGCGATCTTTCGGGTCTCAACAAGGACGATGCCCGCGAGAAATGGGGCGAGGAACAGGTGCATGTCTGGCGCCGCTCCTACGACACGCCCCCCCCCGGCGGCGAGAGCCTGAAGGATACGGGCGCGCGCGTTTGGCCCTATTTCCTGCACGAGATCCTGCCGCACGTGCTGCGCGGTGAGACGGTTCTGGTGGCCGCTCATGGCAATTCGTTGCGCGCACTCGTCATGGCGCTCGACGGTCTTTCCGGCGATGAGATCGTGAAGATGGAAATCGCCACCGGTGTGCCGATCGTCTACAAGCTCAATGCCGATTCGACCGTGGCGTCGAAAGAGGTTCTGGAAGATTGA
- a CDS encoding GGDEF domain-containing protein — translation MKPVLLKAAIATLLSIIASLAISWVAIRLTGSSMNWFAAFMSTLCPLLIAFPASAYTFYQNHRIALAHQELEAAHRELAGVYRRLAASARIDDMTGLLNRSSFIMELNRAGQRGAGGVLLVIDADDFKGINDTHGHLTGDRALSAIANVIRDVFASEGIAGRIGGEEFGVFLEAAPLSHGRTLAERLRRAVECIEIRTVQGRTASLSVSIGVSFVETGADFSTLMAIADEQLYAAKGQGRNQVCAPGPETVTVQLRTAS, via the coding sequence ATGAAACCGGTTCTGCTCAAAGCTGCGATCGCGACGCTTCTATCCATCATCGCCTCACTGGCGATTTCCTGGGTGGCGATCCGCCTTACCGGAAGTTCCATGAACTGGTTTGCCGCCTTCATGAGCACGCTGTGCCCGCTGCTGATCGCATTCCCGGCCAGCGCCTACACATTCTATCAGAATCACAGGATCGCGCTGGCGCATCAGGAGCTGGAGGCAGCCCACCGCGAACTCGCGGGGGTCTATCGAAGACTTGCCGCGTCCGCACGCATCGACGACATGACCGGATTGCTCAATCGCAGTTCATTCATCATGGAACTGAACCGGGCAGGTCAACGGGGCGCGGGCGGCGTGTTGCTCGTCATCGACGCCGACGACTTCAAGGGCATCAACGACACGCATGGCCATCTGACGGGGGACCGCGCGCTTAGCGCAATTGCAAACGTCATCCGCGATGTTTTCGCCTCGGAAGGCATTGCCGGCCGGATCGGTGGTGAGGAGTTTGGGGTGTTTCTCGAAGCGGCACCCCTCTCACACGGCAGAACGCTCGCCGAACGTCTCCGCCGAGCTGTCGAATGCATCGAGATCCGCACCGTGCAAGGCAGGACTGCAAGCCTCAGCGTCAGCATCGGGGTGTCATTCGTGGAGACCGGGGCGGACTTTTCCACCCTGATGGCGATCGCCGACGAACAGCTTTATGCCGCGAAAGGGCAGGGCCGCAACCAGGTGTGCGCGCCAGGCCCGGAGACAGTGACCGTACAGCTGCGCACGGCTTCGTGA
- a CDS encoding septal ring lytic transglycosylase RlpA family protein, whose product MVSASVAALLLAVVTAPASAQCGGASWYALTSKTASGERMNPAAMTAAHRTLPFGTKLRVTNKRNGRSVVVRINDRGPFVRGRILDLSKAAAAKLGFIRAGHTRVCLQRS is encoded by the coding sequence ATGGTGAGTGCGTCGGTAGCAGCCCTGCTCTTGGCCGTGGTGACTGCGCCGGCCTCCGCGCAGTGCGGTGGTGCCTCATGGTACGCGCTGACCTCGAAGACCGCTTCCGGCGAGCGGATGAACCCGGCGGCGATGACTGCTGCACATCGCACCCTGCCCTTCGGCACGAAACTGCGCGTGACCAATAAGAGAAATGGACGCAGCGTCGTCGTGCGGATCAATGATCGCGGGCCGTTTGTTCGCGGCCGGATCCTTGATCTGTCGAAAGCTGCGGCTGCCAAGCTCGGCTTCATCCGGGCCGGCCACACGCGGGTTTGCCTGCAAAGAAGCTGA
- a CDS encoding putative bifunctional diguanylate cyclase/phosphodiesterase, with protein MQPAPAPERTITADQSDFAFTDALTGLGNMRRFFDKIDRLIEERADDPAPFAIGVLDLDGFKPINDLFGRAAGDEILQQVAMRLRAAMDGNSTVTRIGADEFAFLFPLVFSEETAREKTRLLIEILSAPYDVGQRTARLSASAGCSLYYSEEETSEVLLNKAETALYQAKRTGRGAVVVYTREMEEAAKRVTHIEQALRRAVAAGEVEPHFQPIVDLETRRTVGFETLARWTDRDLGPVSPGIFIPIAEERGIIGQLSQLVLRKATEAARDWPKDLFLSFNLSPSQLVDHNTGLQILSILERTGFDPRRLEIEITETGLMNDPASARHIVEDLRRVGIRVSLDDFGTGQSSLGRLREFHFDKLKIDRAFVSSILEDRPSEHIIRAILAMCEGLGMDVVAEGIEAEAQADRLVQFGCAGGQGFLFGRPCNADETLGYLRQNTWFPAQRKRII; from the coding sequence ATGCAGCCGGCGCCCGCACCTGAACGGACGATAACGGCAGACCAGTCCGATTTTGCCTTCACCGATGCGTTGACGGGCCTTGGAAACATGCGCCGTTTCTTCGACAAGATTGATCGACTGATCGAAGAGCGCGCCGACGATCCCGCCCCCTTTGCCATCGGTGTTCTCGACCTTGATGGTTTCAAGCCGATCAACGACCTCTTCGGCCGCGCTGCCGGCGATGAAATCCTGCAGCAGGTCGCGATGCGGCTTCGGGCCGCGATGGATGGGAATTCCACCGTGACGCGAATCGGCGCCGATGAATTCGCTTTTCTGTTTCCCCTCGTCTTCAGCGAAGAAACGGCACGCGAGAAAACAAGGTTGCTGATTGAAATTCTCTCCGCGCCCTATGACGTGGGTCAGCGCACGGCGCGGCTCTCGGCTTCGGCCGGTTGCTCGCTCTACTATTCCGAAGAGGAAACGAGCGAGGTTCTGCTCAACAAGGCCGAAACCGCGCTCTATCAGGCAAAACGCACCGGGCGCGGGGCCGTGGTGGTCTACACACGCGAGATGGAAGAAGCGGCCAAGCGGGTGACCCATATCGAACAGGCGCTGCGACGCGCCGTGGCCGCAGGAGAAGTAGAGCCACATTTCCAGCCGATCGTTGACCTGGAAACCCGCCGCACTGTCGGCTTCGAGACACTGGCCCGATGGACAGACCGCGATCTGGGGCCTGTCTCGCCAGGCATATTCATTCCCATCGCCGAAGAGCGCGGTATCATCGGCCAGCTTTCTCAGCTCGTCCTTCGCAAGGCAACAGAGGCGGCGCGCGATTGGCCGAAAGATCTGTTTCTGTCTTTCAATCTCTCGCCATCACAGCTCGTGGACCACAATACGGGCCTGCAGATACTCTCAATATTGGAGCGGACAGGCTTTGACCCACGGCGGCTGGAGATCGAGATCACCGAAACCGGCCTTATGAACGATCCAGCTTCGGCCCGTCACATCGTTGAAGATCTGCGGCGCGTCGGCATCCGCGTTTCGCTGGATGATTTCGGCACGGGCCAGTCGAGTCTCGGGCGGCTTCGCGAGTTTCATTTCGATAAGCTCAAGATCGACCGCGCCTTCGTTTCTTCCATTCTGGAAGACCGTCCATCCGAACACATCATCCGTGCCATTCTCGCCATGTGCGAAGGGCTGGGAATGGACGTGGTGGCTGAAGGCATCGAGGCTGAGGCCCAGGCCGACCGTCTGGTGCAATTCGGCTGTGCAGGCGGGCAGGGCTTTCTCTTCGGCCGTCCCTGCAACGCCGACGAGACGCTGGGCTATCTTCGCCAGAACACCTGGTTCCCCGCTCAGCGCAAACGCATCATCTGA